A genomic window from Cucumis melo cultivar AY chromosome 8, USDA_Cmelo_AY_1.0, whole genome shotgun sequence includes:
- the LOC103495857 gene encoding probable E3 ubiquitin-protein ligase RHC1A: MSAGRNTHWCYRCRRSVRLCGRDAVCPNCNGGFIQELDDMVPGNPFDFFGLDHDEDRDHGLGAFSAFMRQRLAERNDMRGRSESLFEHSPGFGPLLIFGGQIPLRNSRLEALFNGAPGIGITRGDSGDYFIGPGLEELFERLSANGHRGPPPASRSSIDAMPTVKITHRHLRSDSHCPVCKEKFELGSEARQMACNHMYHSDCIVPWLIQHNSCPVCRQELPSQGIGGGGGGHSTNDQNRSNSYSNGSGSRVNPGRRNPFSYLWPFRSSSSNSNHGGAGSSEPSNHQMGYSGYRYTNSP, translated from the coding sequence ATGTCAGCTGGTCGGAACACCCATTGGTGTTATAGATGCAGAAGGTCGGTACGTCTCTGTGGTAGAGATGCAGTTTGCCCCAACTGCAATGGAGGATTTATCCAAGAACTTGATGATATGGTGCCTGGAAATCCATTTGATTTCTTTGGTCTAGATCATGATGAAGATCGCGATCATGGTCTGGGTGCATTCTCTGCTTTTATGAGACAACGTTTAGCCGAAAGAAATGACATGAGGGGAAGATCAGAGTCGCTTTTTGAGCATAGCCCGGGATTTGGTCCTTTATTAATATTTGGTGGTCAAATACCGTTGAGAAACAGCAGGTTAGAAGCTCTCTTCAATGGGGCTCCTGGCATTGGTATTACACGAGGCGATAGTGGTGACTATTTCATAGGCCCTGGACTGGAGGAGCTATTCGAACGGCTTTCAGCAAATGGTCATCGAGGCCCTCCACCAGCATCTAGATCATCAATCGACGCAATGCCCACAGTTAAGATCACACATCGACATCTTCGCTCAGATTCGCATTGTCCAGTCTGTAAAGAGAAATTTGAACTGGGGTCTGAAGCAAGGCAGATGGCCTGTAATCACATGTACCACTCAGATTGTATTGTTCCATGGCTAATCCAGCACAATTCTTGCCCCGTCTGCCGCCAGGAACTGCCGTCACAGGGAATAGGAGGTGGGGGTGGGGGACATAGCACCAACGATCAAAACCGAAGCAACAGCTATAGCAACGGGAGTGGCTCCCGGGTCAATCCAGGTAGACGGAATCCATTCTCTTATCTGTGGCCATTTCGGTCATCTAGTTCCAACTCCAACCATGGTGGAGCAGGGAGCAGTGAACCGTCGAACCACCAAATGGGGTATTCGGGATATCGATACACTAATTCACCATGA